In Bacillus kexueae, the following proteins share a genomic window:
- the yqfC gene encoding sporulation protein YqfC, with product MVSKWRQRVTKWMTRSLEVPPDVMMDLPRITMIGQLHIYIENHKGLLTFTDQEVRLLLKQGQLLIKGSHFVIKTILPEEILLEGEIEKVMFIDQ from the coding sequence ATGGTGAGTAAATGGCGACAACGAGTTACAAAATGGATGACAAGATCGTTAGAAGTTCCTCCTGATGTCATGATGGATTTACCCCGAATTACGATGATTGGACAGTTGCATATTTACATAGAAAATCATAAAGGACTATTAACGTTTACAGATCAGGAAGTTCGATTGTTATTAAAGCAAGGGCAACTACTAATTAAAGGGAGTCACTTTGTCATTAAGACCATTCTTCCAGAAGAAATTTTACTCGAGGGTGAGATTGAGAAAGTGATGTTCATCGATCAGTAA
- the yqfD gene encoding sporulation protein YqfD, translating to MKNIWMYFFTGTVQVVIEGKGVERFLNDCIREDISIWNVRRRQDNAVLFTMRLQDVQALRIVVRRNECSCHFSKRMGLPFWVKRSKRNIGFIGGIFSFFIITFLLSNMVWGIDIEGAEPKTEHLLEKELKKIGIKTGAFQFFLPEPDEIQKKVLEELNEVTWIGVDVNGTTYHIKVVEKKQPEDQEYVQPQHIVATKDAVISKMFVEKGLPMVGIHEHVKKGQILVSGIIGTEENEQLVGAKGEIYGETWYVTTVEIPMKTKFEVLTGEHKSKYKLRMFGLDIPIWGFGKVDFAQFEKERIEKTLKFLHWELPVDYVRETYRQSEEVNRTYTKEQAIEQGISLATANLQEKLDEQEEILEEKVLHQSFENGKVKMKILFQVIEDIVETKPIVQGD from the coding sequence TTGAAAAATATATGGATGTATTTCTTTACTGGAACAGTGCAAGTGGTGATAGAAGGAAAAGGTGTTGAACGGTTTTTAAATGACTGTATTCGAGAGGACATTTCAATTTGGAATGTCCGAAGAAGACAGGATAATGCCGTTTTATTTACGATGCGCCTTCAAGATGTACAGGCACTTCGCATCGTTGTTCGACGAAATGAATGCTCATGTCATTTTTCAAAACGAATGGGACTTCCCTTTTGGGTGAAGCGGTCAAAACGGAATATTGGGTTTATTGGTGGAATATTCTCTTTTTTTATTATAACGTTTCTTCTTTCCAATATGGTTTGGGGGATTGATATAGAAGGAGCTGAACCCAAAACAGAACATTTGTTAGAAAAAGAATTGAAAAAGATAGGAATCAAAACGGGTGCATTTCAGTTTTTCCTACCTGAACCTGATGAGATTCAGAAAAAAGTGCTAGAGGAGTTAAATGAGGTTACGTGGATTGGTGTGGACGTAAACGGGACAACCTACCATATTAAAGTGGTTGAGAAAAAACAACCAGAGGACCAAGAATATGTTCAACCACAACACATTGTGGCAACGAAAGATGCGGTAATATCGAAAATGTTTGTGGAAAAAGGATTACCGATGGTTGGGATTCATGAACACGTTAAAAAGGGGCAAATTCTCGTTTCAGGGATAATTGGTACTGAAGAGAATGAACAATTAGTTGGTGCAAAGGGAGAAATATACGGTGAAACATGGTATGTTACGACGGTAGAAATTCCAATGAAAACGAAATTTGAAGTGCTAACCGGTGAACATAAATCTAAATATAAACTACGTATGTTTGGTTTGGACATTCCTATTTGGGGATTTGGAAAAGTGGATTTTGCTCAATTTGAGAAAGAACGAATTGAGAAAACATTGAAATTTCTTCATTGGGAACTACCTGTTGATTACGTGCGTGAAACATATCGTCAGTCAGAAGAAGTAAATCGGACATACACGAAGGAACAAGCAATTGAGCAAGGGATTTCTCTAGCAACCGCTAATTTACAAGAAAAGTTAGATGAACAGGAAGAAATACTAGAAGAAAAAGTTTTGCACCAAAGCTTTGAGAATGGTAAAGTTAAGATGAAAATACTTTTCCAAGTTATTGAAGATATTGTGGAAACTAAACCAATCGTGCAGGGAGATTGA
- a CDS encoding PhoH family protein — protein sequence MPEDLVTIKQQLQNPNEAIALFGIHDANLKRIEEDLDVRIVTRGESLSVSGEPDRVQMVDKLLQALLNVIRKGVHISERDVLYAVRMAQNGSIDSFENLYDEEIAKTAKGKSIRVKTIGQRTYIQEIKKKDLVFGIGPAGTGKTFLAVVMAVHALKNGFVNKIILTRPAVEAGESLGFLPGDLKEKVDPYLRPLYDALHEVLGADHTARLIERGTIEIAPLAYMRGRTLEDAFVILDEAQNTTPAQMKMFLTRLGFGSKMIITGDISQVDLPKGVKSGLAVAKETLKDIKGIAFVELQQADVVRHPLVAKIIQAYDQNLSS from the coding sequence ATGCCAGAAGATTTAGTAACCATTAAACAACAATTGCAAAATCCAAACGAGGCAATAGCATTATTTGGAATACACGACGCGAATTTGAAGCGAATTGAAGAAGATTTAGATGTAAGGATAGTAACTCGTGGAGAATCGCTATCTGTGTCAGGAGAGCCTGATCGTGTTCAAATGGTGGATAAGCTATTGCAAGCGTTATTAAATGTGATTCGAAAAGGAGTTCATATTTCGGAACGTGATGTTTTATACGCTGTTCGGATGGCGCAAAATGGGTCGATTGATTCGTTTGAAAACTTATATGATGAAGAAATTGCGAAAACAGCTAAGGGTAAGTCCATTCGTGTTAAAACGATCGGACAGCGAACTTATATACAAGAAATCAAGAAAAAAGATTTAGTATTTGGGATAGGACCAGCAGGAACTGGAAAGACCTTTTTGGCTGTAGTCATGGCTGTTCACGCGTTAAAAAACGGGTTTGTGAACAAAATTATATTAACAAGGCCGGCTGTTGAAGCGGGTGAAAGCTTAGGGTTTTTACCTGGAGACTTAAAGGAAAAGGTCGACCCGTATTTACGTCCTTTATATGATGCGTTACACGAAGTATTAGGTGCAGATCATACCGCTCGATTAATCGAGCGGGGGACAATCGAAATTGCTCCATTAGCTTATATGAGGGGGCGAACTCTTGAAGATGCTTTCGTTATTTTAGACGAAGCCCAAAACACGACTCCAGCTCAAATGAAGATGTTTTTAACTCGATTAGGGTTCGGGTCGAAAATGATTATTACGGGTGATATTTCGCAAGTCGACCTCCCAAAAGGGGTTAAATCTGGACTTGCAGTAGCAAAGGAAACGTTAAAAGATATAAAAGGAATTGCGTTTGTTGAATTACAGCAAGCAGATGTTGTCCGTCATCCGCTCGTTGCCAAAATCATTCAAGCCTATGACCAAAACCTTTCTTCGTAA
- a CDS encoding HD family phosphohydrolase has translation MSKKIRFRKIQSLHFGLYPVLSIILFVVLFSNVKPDTFDVKLFTISDQTIYAPATIVDEEMTEQRRDEAAASVEDQYVLNVEFADNSVSMVESIFDQIIEVSKKASENSENPEEVVEISNEEKLNQLQNALKTQGYEQIPTDVLTTLLTAEETDLKVARESVVTAVNKIMNNPITVEKVDEARENVKDNLPYGNVSSGLMDAAAKIGEIAIIPNYTYDLEATEQKREEAREEVQEVQIKQGQIIVEEGQIIDREVYRKLDLLGLLDNKYTFQPFIGLALLILLMVSLLAYYFEKEKEFYITKRQSLLLYTIIFSITLALMKIVSLFQEMDYTYIGFIVPVSMGVMLIKLLINDRLAFLTSLLLAVCGSLIFNEGVTSTFNFVIGLYYLCGSLAAMLFLGEHNVRSKILQAGLFVSFVNVFVITSIILIQNANTTNLEIGSYFVMAVVSGVVSSVLTIGFMPFFESGFGILSTMRLIELSNPNHPLLRKILTEAPGTYHHSVMVANLAESACEAIGANGLLARVGSYYHDIGKTKRPHYFIENQMNMENPHDKLSAQLSKNIIIAHATEGAEMLRKFKMPKEFIDIAEQHHGTSLLKFFYHKAKENSEHDVLEEEFRYPGPKPQTREVAVISIADSVEAAVRSLKNPTPDKIEKLVQSIIKDRIQDGQFDECDITIRELDLVAKSFCETMKGIFHSRIEYPEISDKKVNQG, from the coding sequence TTGAGTAAGAAAATTCGTTTTCGAAAAATTCAGTCGTTGCATTTTGGATTATATCCAGTCCTTTCAATTATACTGTTCGTCGTTCTTTTCAGTAATGTTAAACCCGATACATTTGATGTGAAGCTCTTTACAATAAGTGATCAAACCATATATGCTCCAGCTACAATTGTTGATGAAGAAATGACTGAACAGCGTAGAGATGAAGCAGCAGCTAGTGTTGAGGACCAATATGTACTAAACGTAGAGTTTGCTGATAATAGTGTATCGATGGTTGAATCCATTTTTGATCAAATTATCGAAGTTTCAAAAAAAGCAAGTGAAAATAGTGAAAATCCTGAAGAAGTAGTAGAAATCTCTAATGAAGAGAAATTGAATCAATTACAAAACGCGTTGAAAACGCAAGGGTACGAACAAATTCCGACGGATGTTTTGACAACGCTCTTAACAGCAGAGGAAACCGATTTAAAGGTTGCGAGAGAGTCGGTAGTCACCGCTGTCAATAAAATTATGAATAATCCAATAACCGTTGAGAAGGTAGATGAAGCAAGAGAAAATGTTAAGGATAACCTTCCATATGGAAATGTTTCAAGTGGATTAATGGATGCCGCAGCTAAGATTGGAGAAATCGCCATTATTCCGAACTATACATATGATTTAGAAGCGACTGAACAAAAGCGCGAGGAAGCTAGAGAAGAAGTTCAGGAAGTTCAAATAAAGCAGGGACAAATTATTGTAGAAGAAGGGCAAATAATCGACCGTGAAGTGTATCGAAAACTGGACTTATTAGGCTTGTTAGATAACAAATACACATTCCAGCCCTTTATAGGTCTTGCGTTACTCATTTTATTAATGGTATCATTACTTGCCTACTATTTTGAAAAAGAGAAGGAATTTTATATTACAAAGCGACAGTCTCTATTGTTGTATACTATTATATTCAGTATTACGCTTGCTTTAATGAAGATTGTTAGCTTGTTTCAAGAAATGGATTACACCTACATTGGATTCATAGTGCCTGTGTCGATGGGTGTCATGTTAATTAAGTTATTAATTAATGATCGGCTTGCATTCTTAACAAGTTTACTTCTGGCGGTTTGTGGAAGTTTAATATTTAATGAGGGTGTGACAAGCACCTTTAACTTTGTGATTGGACTATACTATTTATGTGGCTCATTAGCAGCAATGTTATTTTTAGGAGAGCATAATGTCCGTTCGAAGATTTTACAAGCTGGCTTGTTCGTTTCTTTTGTAAACGTTTTTGTGATTACGTCCATCATTTTAATTCAAAATGCCAATACGACAAATCTTGAAATTGGATCGTATTTCGTTATGGCCGTTGTTTCGGGAGTAGTGTCATCTGTGCTAACGATTGGATTTATGCCATTTTTTGAATCTGGTTTTGGCATTTTATCAACGATGAGATTAATTGAACTATCAAATCCCAATCACCCTTTGTTAAGGAAAATACTAACTGAAGCGCCTGGAACGTATCATCATAGCGTCATGGTGGCTAATTTAGCAGAGTCTGCATGTGAAGCAATTGGGGCAAATGGATTATTAGCTCGAGTTGGTAGTTATTATCACGACATAGGTAAAACGAAGAGACCACATTATTTTATAGAAAATCAAATGAACATGGAAAATCCACATGATAAGTTATCCGCTCAATTAAGTAAAAACATTATTATCGCACACGCAACTGAGGGAGCAGAAATGCTTCGTAAATTTAAAATGCCGAAGGAGTTTATTGATATAGCTGAACAGCATCATGGAACTTCCTTGCTCAAATTCTTTTATCATAAAGCAAAAGAAAATAGCGAACATGATGTTTTGGAAGAGGAGTTTAGATACCCTGGCCCTAAACCACAAACGAGAGAAGTGGCAGTCATCTCAATTGCTGATAGCGTTGAAGCGGCCGTTCGTTCACTTAAAAATCCGACACCTGATAAAATTGAAAAGCTTGTCCAATCGATTATAAAAGATCGAATACAAGACGGACAATTTGATGAGTGTGACATTACTATAAGAGAGTTGGATTTGGTGGCTAAATCGTTTTGTGAAACCATGAAAGGTATTTTCCATTCTAGAATCGAGTATCCCGAAATATCAGATAAGAAGGTGAATCAAGGTTGA
- the ybeY gene encoding rRNA maturation RNase YbeY has protein sequence MDLVDETGKLTEEDTHLLTELLEFAASEEKVAEGAELSVTIVTNDQIQEINREYRGKDQPTDVISFALEEMGEGEVAIQGEDLPITLGDIIISVEKAQEQAEEYGHSFQRELGFLAVHGFLHLLGYDHMTEEEEKVMFTKQKELLEKYGLHRSI, from the coding sequence ATGGACTTAGTAGATGAGACTGGAAAATTAACAGAAGAAGACACACATCTTTTGACCGAATTGCTTGAATTTGCTGCTTCTGAAGAAAAAGTAGCTGAAGGTGCAGAGCTTTCGGTGACGATTGTAACCAATGACCAGATACAAGAAATTAACCGAGAATACCGCGGAAAGGATCAACCTACAGATGTCATTTCCTTTGCTTTAGAAGAAATGGGAGAAGGCGAAGTAGCGATACAAGGCGAGGATTTACCAATCACTCTTGGTGATATTATTATTTCCGTGGAAAAGGCACAAGAGCAAGCGGAAGAATACGGACACTCCTTTCAACGTGAATTAGGGTTTTTAGCTGTTCATGGCTTTTTGCACCTATTAGGATATGATCATATGACAGAAGAGGAAGAAAAAGTCATGTTTACTAAACAAAAAGAGCTTTTGGAGAAGTATGGCCTCCATCGATCCATATAA
- a CDS encoding diacylglycerol kinase family protein has translation MASIDPYKSKTKRLMQSFRYALNGILATAKSEMNFRIHLVASVFVIVAGVYFQLSHVEWIVLFLLIGGMLSLELMNTAIEHVVDLVTEEYKPLAKLAKDAGAGAVFVFSIISVIIGLMIFLPKIYTIQ, from the coding sequence ATGGCCTCCATCGATCCATATAAGTCAAAGACGAAGCGGTTAATGCAGAGTTTTCGCTATGCCTTAAATGGAATATTGGCAACGGCTAAAAGTGAAATGAACTTTCGTATTCATCTCGTGGCTTCGGTTTTCGTAATTGTAGCGGGAGTTTATTTTCAGCTTTCTCACGTTGAGTGGATTGTTCTATTCTTGTTGATAGGTGGCATGCTTTCGTTAGAGTTAATGAACACGGCGATTGAACATGTCGTGGATTTAGTGACAGAAGAATATAAACCGTTAGCAAAATTAGCGAAAGATGCAGGAGCAGGTGCTGTTTTCGTATTTTCAATTATTTCTGTCATTATCGGCCTAATGATTTTTTTACCTAAAATTTATACTATTCAATAG
- a CDS encoding cytidine deaminase yields MNKQQLVLEAKAAREMAYAPYSKFKVGAALLTKDGKVYKGCNVENAAYSLCNCAERTALFKAISEGDKQFDAIAVVADTARPVPPCGACRQVISELCPPEMKVILTNLKDDIQELTVKELLPGAFSPEDLHE; encoded by the coding sequence ATGAATAAACAACAACTAGTATTAGAAGCAAAAGCAGCAAGAGAAATGGCTTATGCACCATATTCGAAGTTTAAAGTTGGAGCGGCGTTATTGACGAAGGATGGAAAGGTTTATAAAGGTTGCAATGTCGAGAATGCAGCATATTCTTTATGTAATTGCGCGGAGCGAACAGCTCTATTTAAAGCGATTTCTGAAGGAGATAAGCAATTTGATGCCATTGCAGTAGTGGCAGATACTGCTCGACCTGTACCACCTTGTGGCGCATGCCGTCAAGTTATTTCTGAGCTATGCCCACCAGAAATGAAAGTTATTTTAACTAACTTAAAAGACGATATTCAAGAACTAACAGTGAAAGAATTATTACCTGGAGCATTTTCACCGGAGGATTTACATGAGTAA
- the era gene encoding GTPase Era, which translates to MSNQFKSGFVSIIGRPNVGKSTFVNRVIGQKIAIMSDKPQTTRNKIQGVYTTNDSQIVFIDTPGIHKPKHKLGDFMMKVANNTLKEVDLILFMVNATEGFGRGEEFILERLKETKTPVFLVINKIDQVHPDDLLGIIDQYKDKYNFKEIIPISALQGNNIENLLQEIESYLPEGPQYYPSDQVTDHPERFIISELVREKVLHLTREEVPHSVAVVIDSIERRENNEAVYVAATIIVERDSQKGIVIGKQGKMLKEIGQRARVDIENLLGSRVFLELWVKVQKDWRNRLTQLRDFGFREDEY; encoded by the coding sequence ATGAGTAATCAGTTTAAGTCAGGATTTGTTTCAATTATTGGAAGACCGAATGTTGGAAAATCGACATTTGTAAATCGTGTTATTGGGCAAAAAATTGCTATCATGAGCGATAAGCCACAAACAACACGTAATAAAATACAAGGTGTCTACACAACAAATGATTCACAAATTGTTTTTATCGATACACCTGGTATTCATAAACCGAAACATAAGCTTGGCGACTTTATGATGAAAGTTGCGAATAATACGCTAAAAGAAGTCGATTTAATCTTATTTATGGTTAATGCGACGGAGGGCTTCGGTCGAGGAGAAGAGTTTATCCTTGAACGATTAAAAGAAACAAAAACACCTGTGTTTTTGGTCATTAACAAAATTGATCAAGTTCATCCAGACGATTTATTAGGGATTATCGATCAATATAAAGATAAATATAACTTCAAAGAAATTATTCCTATATCTGCACTACAAGGAAACAATATTGAAAACTTATTACAGGAAATCGAATCTTATTTACCGGAAGGGCCACAATATTATCCGAGCGATCAAGTAACAGATCATCCAGAGCGTTTCATTATTTCTGAGTTAGTGAGAGAAAAGGTGTTACATCTAACAAGAGAAGAAGTCCCACATTCTGTTGCAGTGGTCATCGATTCCATTGAGCGTAGAGAGAATAATGAAGCTGTCTATGTTGCTGCCACAATCATTGTCGAGAGGGATTCTCAAAAAGGGATTGTTATTGGTAAACAAGGAAAAATGTTGAAGGAAATTGGTCAACGAGCACGTGTTGATATTGAGAATTTATTAGGTTCGAGAGTGTTTTTGGAGCTGTGGGTAAAGGTTCAAAAAGATTGGCGAAATCGACTCACGCAACTACGAGATTTTGGCTTTAGAGAAGACGAGTATTAA
- a CDS encoding YqzL family protein, translating into MLDFTWKVFTQTGSIDTYLLFKELEKENGDGTEAQEDELAELDFPVS; encoded by the coding sequence ATGTTAGATTTCACCTGGAAAGTATTCACTCAAACCGGAAGTATTGATACGTACCTTCTCTTTAAAGAACTTGAAAAGGAAAATGGGGATGGTACGGAAGCGCAAGAAGATGAACTAGCTGAACTTGATTTTCCTGTATCGTAG
- the recO gene encoding DNA repair protein RecO, producing the protein MLYKCEGIVIRTSDYGETNKVVTIFTRENGKVGVMARGAKKPSSRLSAITQLFTYGTFLFQKGSGLGSLQQGETIQSMRSVREDIFLTAYASYITELLDKGTENEKGNPFLFELYLQSLKYLADGIDPDVLVHIFEMKMLNVLGLYPNLNECVSCGAKEGTFHFSLRENGFICHRCFQHDPYRLSISQNVVKLLRLFYYLDLSRLGQVSVKNETKKELKWVIDEYYKEYSGIVLKSKRFLNQLDQLRNSL; encoded by the coding sequence TTGCTATATAAATGTGAAGGAATAGTCATTCGGACATCTGATTATGGAGAGACGAATAAAGTCGTAACGATTTTCACACGTGAAAATGGGAAAGTTGGGGTAATGGCAAGAGGGGCGAAGAAACCTAGTAGTCGGCTCTCGGCTATTACCCAACTTTTTACTTATGGGACATTTCTTTTTCAAAAAGGTTCTGGATTAGGAAGCTTACAGCAAGGAGAGACGATACAATCGATGCGGTCTGTCCGAGAAGATATTTTCTTAACGGCGTATGCTTCTTATATAACAGAGCTTCTTGACAAAGGGACAGAAAATGAAAAAGGAAACCCATTTTTATTCGAATTATATTTACAGTCTTTGAAATATTTAGCTGATGGAATTGACCCGGATGTGCTTGTTCATATATTTGAAATGAAAATGTTGAATGTATTGGGGCTATATCCTAATTTAAATGAATGTGTTAGTTGTGGAGCGAAAGAAGGAACATTTCACTTTTCCTTACGTGAAAATGGGTTTATTTGTCATCGTTGTTTTCAACATGATCCCTATCGCTTATCCATTTCGCAAAATGTGGTGAAGTTATTACGGCTATTCTATTATTTAGATTTGTCAAGACTCGGGCAAGTATCGGTAAAAAATGAAACGAAAAAAGAATTGAAATGGGTGATTGATGAGTATTATAAAGAATACTCAGGAATCGTATTGAAATCGAAGCGATTTTTAAATCAACTTGATCAATTAAGGAATTCTTTATAG
- the glyQ gene encoding glycine--tRNA ligase subunit alpha: MNIQDMILTLQKHWSDHGCILMQAYDVEKGAGTMSPYTFLRSIGPEPWNVAYVEPSRRPVDGRYGENPNRLYQHHQFQVIMKPSPTNIQEIYLDSLRALGIDPLKHDIRFVEDNWEAPTLGAAGLGWEVWLDGMEITQFTYFQQVGGLECNPVSVEITYGIERLASYIQDKENVFDLVWTDGFTVRDIFLMPEYEHSKYTFETSDTEMLFNLFNIYEKEAHRQMDNGLVHPAYDYVLKCSHTFNQLDAKGAISVTERTGYIGRVRNLARKVAKTFYEERERLGFPMLKEEGNNHE, translated from the coding sequence ATGAATATTCAAGATATGATTTTAACGTTGCAAAAGCACTGGTCTGATCATGGATGTATTTTAATGCAAGCGTATGATGTGGAAAAAGGTGCGGGGACAATGAGTCCGTACACGTTCTTAAGAAGTATAGGACCGGAGCCTTGGAATGTTGCTTATGTAGAACCGTCAAGACGACCTGTAGATGGACGCTACGGTGAGAATCCTAACCGATTATATCAACATCATCAATTTCAAGTAATTATGAAGCCATCACCTACAAATATTCAAGAAATTTACTTGGATTCATTACGAGCGCTGGGGATCGACCCTTTAAAGCATGATATTCGTTTTGTAGAAGATAACTGGGAGGCGCCTACTCTTGGTGCAGCAGGACTTGGTTGGGAAGTATGGTTAGATGGAATGGAAATTACACAATTCACGTATTTCCAACAAGTCGGTGGATTGGAATGCAACCCTGTATCCGTTGAGATTACATACGGTATTGAGCGACTTGCTTCCTACATCCAAGATAAGGAAAATGTCTTTGATTTAGTATGGACGGATGGTTTTACAGTCCGAGATATTTTCTTAATGCCTGAATATGAGCATTCTAAATATACGTTTGAAACTTCAGATACAGAAATGCTATTTAACTTATTTAACATTTATGAGAAGGAAGCTCATCGTCAAATGGACAATGGACTTGTTCACCCAGCGTATGACTATGTTCTTAAATGCTCGCATACATTCAATCAATTAGATGCAAAAGGGGCAATATCTGTAACGGAAAGAACGGGATATATTGGTCGTGTTCGTAATTTAGCTCGTAAAGTGGCAAAAACGTTTTATGAGGAAAGAGAACGTTTAGGCTTTCCGATGTTAAAGGAGGAGGGGAACAATCATGAGTAA
- the glyS gene encoding glycine--tRNA ligase subunit beta — translation MSKRDLLLEIGLEEMPARFVSQASEQLKQKVEQWLSDHKLSFESIQKFSTPRRLTVLVTNVDEKQDDIQEEAKGPAKKIALDADGNWTKAAIGFSRGQGASVEDIFFKEINGVEYAFVEKFVKGQETKHLIGELKAVIEGLSFPKNMKWGSYSLRYVRPIQWLVVMFGNEVIPFEITDIRTNNVTVGHRFIGENASIPEPSMYEEVLLEQHVIADEKKRKNLIREQLKELEQENQWVIPVDEDLLEEVTNLVEYPTALFGSFEKDYLNLPEEVLVTTMREHQRYFPVKDQSGQLLPYFVTVRNGNRDHLENVARGNEKVLRARLSDANFFYQEDQKLSIEKAIEKLDKIVFHEELGTVGEKVKRVVKLSAKLAEKLQLSEQQTKDIERAASIAKFDLVTQLVYEFPELQGIMGEKYARLKGEREDVAIAINEHYMPRHAEDNAPSSVVGAVVGLADKLDTIAGFFSIGNIPSGSQDPYALRRQASGVVQTLISKKWRFTLEELFELAAEPFTKHENLYEEWKAFFQMRVKHLLQESSIRYDIIDAVLGSSIHEVNAYIERAEVLKDKLHEDDFKEVAEALSRVLNISKKGEVSVINESLFEKEEEKDLYQAYLKLRDQYLALTDKGEFEKAFDLLKGLKDVINSYFDGIMVMANDENLRRNRLAQMVELARLITSFANINSIVVK, via the coding sequence ATGAGTAAGCGTGATTTACTACTTGAAATTGGCTTAGAAGAAATGCCTGCGCGCTTTGTATCTCAAGCTAGTGAGCAACTAAAGCAAAAGGTTGAACAGTGGTTAAGTGATCACAAACTTTCCTTTGAGTCAATTCAAAAGTTTTCAACACCAAGAAGATTAACAGTGTTAGTGACAAATGTAGATGAGAAACAAGATGACATTCAAGAAGAAGCAAAAGGACCTGCTAAAAAAATTGCTCTTGATGCCGATGGTAATTGGACGAAAGCGGCAATCGGATTTTCAAGAGGACAAGGAGCTTCTGTAGAAGATATCTTCTTTAAAGAAATTAATGGTGTTGAGTACGCATTTGTCGAGAAATTTGTAAAAGGGCAAGAAACGAAACATTTAATTGGAGAGTTAAAAGCGGTAATCGAAGGCCTTTCATTCCCGAAAAATATGAAATGGGGAAGCTATTCTCTTCGATATGTGCGCCCTATCCAATGGTTAGTTGTTATGTTTGGAAATGAAGTCATTCCTTTTGAAATCACAGATATTCGAACAAATAATGTGACTGTTGGTCATCGATTTATTGGGGAAAATGCTTCAATTCCTGAACCATCTATGTATGAAGAAGTCTTACTCGAACAACACGTAATCGCAGACGAAAAGAAGCGTAAAAACCTTATTCGTGAGCAGTTAAAAGAGTTAGAACAAGAGAATCAATGGGTCATTCCAGTTGATGAAGATTTATTAGAAGAAGTAACGAATCTCGTGGAGTATCCAACAGCGCTGTTCGGCTCATTCGAAAAAGACTATTTAAATCTTCCTGAAGAAGTACTTGTAACTACGATGAGAGAACATCAGCGTTACTTCCCAGTAAAAGATCAAAGTGGACAATTACTTCCGTATTTTGTTACAGTTCGAAACGGAAATCGCGATCATCTAGAGAATGTTGCTCGCGGTAACGAAAAAGTACTTCGTGCTCGCTTATCGGATGCAAACTTCTTTTATCAAGAAGACCAGAAGCTATCTATTGAGAAAGCGATTGAAAAGCTTGATAAAATTGTCTTCCATGAAGAACTAGGAACGGTTGGAGAAAAAGTAAAACGCGTCGTTAAGCTTTCTGCCAAGCTAGCAGAAAAACTTCAATTATCTGAACAACAAACAAAAGATATTGAAAGAGCAGCTTCGATTGCGAAATTTGACTTAGTTACACAACTTGTGTACGAGTTCCCAGAATTACAAGGTATAATGGGTGAAAAATATGCACGATTAAAAGGTGAGCGTGAAGACGTTGCAATTGCTATTAATGAACACTACATGCCTCGTCACGCGGAAGATAATGCTCCGTCGTCTGTCGTAGGTGCAGTTGTAGGTTTGGCGGATAAATTAGATACAATTGCAGGATTCTTCTCTATTGGAAACATCCCATCAGGATCACAAGATCCATACGCGTTACGTAGACAAGCAAGTGGTGTCGTACAAACATTAATCTCGAAAAAATGGCGTTTTACATTAGAAGAGCTTTTTGAATTGGCTGCTGAGCCATTCACGAAACATGAAAATTTATACGAGGAATGGAAAGCATTCTTCCAAATGCGTGTGAAACATTTATTACAAGAATCTAGTATTCGTTATGATATTATTGATGCAGTTCTTGGTTCTTCTATTCACGAAGTCAATGCATATATTGAGCGTGCTGAAGTATTAAAAGATAAACTTCATGAAGACGACTTTAAAGAAGTAGCTGAAGCATTATCGCGCGTTCTTAACATTTCGAAAAAAGGTGAAGTGTCAGTAATTAATGAATCACTCTTTGAGAAAGAGGAAGAAAAAGACCTTTATCAAGCATATTTAAAACTAAGAGATCAATATTTAGCGCTCACTGATAAAGGAGAATTCGAAAAAGCCTTTGACCTGTTGAAAGGACTAAAAGATGTGATTAACTCATATTTTGACGGAATTATGGTAATGGCAAATGATGAAAATCTTCGTCGAAATCGTTTAGCTCAAATGGTTGAACTCGCACGTCTTATCACATCTTTTGCAAATATTAATAGCATTGTCGTAAAATAA